Part of the Hemibagrus wyckioides isolate EC202008001 linkage group LG09, SWU_Hwy_1.0, whole genome shotgun sequence genome, CCACTGCCACTGGAGGCAGCCGAGTGTGGAAGGCTGTTGGAGCGTGGCAGCGGTGCAGGCATAGAGTTGCCTGGTGTATTAGAGCcactgttgctgctgctgctgcttcctcCATTGGCACTTGGGTTGTTGATGCTTGTGATTATtgttccacctcctcctccacttaCTCCTCCTCCACTTCCAGAGGCTGGGAGACTTGTGGCATTCATTACATTGGTATGGGTTCTCGTTCGAGATAACGGTAGATGTGGGAACAAAATGTCCTCTGTCAAGTCCCATAGGCACAACTGAGTGTCCTGTCCCACAGATCCAAATCGGTAGGTTACGCTGAGTGGCCGTCCATCTGTGGAGTTTCGTTTTGAGAGGCGCGAGTGTGTGCTGTTGGCACGCTCACGGCCTGTGAGTGCCTGCTCCTGCAGATCGTCATCACTGCCACTGAACTCATTGGGTTCAGTCTCCTCTACGCTGGTGGTGTAGTGGTCAAAGGCAACTACACTTACCCAGGACTTGTGACCATGGCCTCGAGCAACTACACGCCGCTCACTGAATGACCACACAGTCACCAGGTCATCCTCACCACCCGCTACTACATAGCGACCATCTGGGCTCCAGCAAACACAAAGCAGGCCACCAAAATAGCTGCGCATAGTTCCATGCAGCTCAGCACCATCGAAGTGGAACACCCGCAGGAAACCATCCTGGCTTGCACATGCCACAAACTTGCCATCAGGTGAGAAAGCAAACTCATTCAATGCACCCTCACCTACTGTCCACTTCAGCAAAGGGTTGCGCGTTGACTTGCTCTTGCATGTGTGCACAGTGTAACTCTCGCCTTGCTTGAGCAGCTGGTAGTGGGGTGCTGCAGTACCGCAAGCATGCTCCACATTGTACAGATACATGCTCCCACTGGAATGGGCTACAAGGAAGAGGCTCTCAGAGCCGGGCACCCATTTCACACATGTCACTCTAGATTTGTCTATTAGTCTCTGAGGGTGGTTATTGGTCATTGAAGAGTGAGAGTGGGTgatggagaggaagaaaaaaaagttttgttagAAGatcagcagcatgttggtcatCTATTGGTTacatgtataaaatgagatttcAGCTAAATTATCACAACTAATTATGCAACAAATGTGCaaaattgaaaatgaaatgctgttGGACTGGTTTCTTtaacttaaaaataatttcatagaTTATTGCCCTGAGATCactatacaaatattattaatgGTACAATTAAAAGTGCAGTggaaaaattataaaaatgtaaaatataaatacaaataaaaatttgtatcagtttaatatctttATACATCATTAAAGCATGCTTGTAACAACATTTGCTATTTTTTGACAAAGAGCCACAAACAGTAGAAATGGATTAAAATCCTGGCACAGTCTTTCACAGACTTACTTCTTCATTGAAGAGCTTACTCGTCTCTTTCTTGATGGGGTCAATAAGTTGTACTTGTCCAGCTGAGAAGCCCACAAGCAGCGACACGCTCTCAGCTGTGGCAGTGAGATGGTTAAAGTCATGGCAAGTGGGCTGTGTTCCCTTGTATATCCTCTTGTCTATCGGCTTACTTAGGTCAGCAGCCTGTAGACCATGAAACATGCAAAAACAGACAAGATATTTGATTTTGAGAAGACTGTACAGAAActttgaaaaatgttttaataaacagAAACTCCACTGgcctttttttgtcttttcacaCCCCCATGTTAAAACACTATTTATGCTATTTAGgcaaatatacaccgatcaagcataacattatgaccacctgcctaatattgtgttggtcccctttttgctgccaaaacaaccctgaccttTCAAGACATatactccactagatccctgaaggtgtgctgtggtatcgggcaccaagatgttagcagcagatcctttaagtcctgtaagttgcgaggtggagcctccatggatcggacttgtttgtccagcacatcccacagacactCAATTGGAGTGAGCTCTGGGGAATTaaggtcaacacctcaaacacggtgctgtgctcatcaaaccattcctgaaccatttttgctttgtggcatggcgcattatcctgctgataGAGGCCATAGACATCACGGAATAccgtctgcaacaatgcttaggtaggtggtacgtgttaaagtaacatccacatggatggcaggacccaaggtttcccagcagaacattgcccgaagcatgacactgcctctgccagcttgcATTCTTCTCacagtgcatcctggtaccatGTGTTCCCTAGGtaagagatgcacacacacccagccatccacgtgatgtgtttaaaaaaaaaaaaaaaattaattaattaaaaaaaacgtgattcatcagaccagttCACCTTCtaccattgctccatggtccagttctgatgctcacgtgcccattgttggcacttttggcagtgcacaggggtcagcatgggtacCCTGAATgctctgcggctatgcagccccatatggaacaaactgcaatgcattGTGtgtttctatcagaaccagcattaacttcttcagcaatttgaacagtAGCTCCCCATGTggatcagtgagccttggccatccaggccctgttgctggttcaccactgttccttccttggaccacttttgacagatactgaccactgcagaccgggaacaccccagttgcagttttggagatactctgatctagtcatctagccatcacaatttggcccttgtcatactcgttcaaatccttacacttgccaatttttcctgcttctaacacatcacatcaacatgttcacttgctgcctaatatatcccacccactaacaggtgccatgatgagataatcagttattcacttcacctgtcagtgctcataatgttatggctgatcagtgtatgcttGAATACTTAACTGACAAAATACTTTAATTTGTGGAGTTGAAAACAAgctatataaatatttgtatgtGCCCTTGAGGAAACTGCAAGGCAATGGAATGCTGCAAAGAAAGTGTCATCAGAACAGGAGGCTATAACTACTTTTATAAGCAGTACTTTTAAACCTGGTGTACAGAAAGTAGTTTCATGCTCATTAGGTTACTTTCATCAGTTCATTAAACTTTCAGTGTATACGGTGGTAAAACTTAATGTGACAGCCCAATGCAGACCATGTATTTACCCACTCACAGTGAGAAAGCAATTAAACAAATGATGGCCAAATGGCATGCGTATTATAGAAAAGCTCAATTTTTTTGTGCATCTAACATCAATGTGTTTGTACCAGGTTtactttaaattacattttttacattaaatttttatttgtcacaacacaacactttgTTCAATGCCTTTTGACTGTACATgatttaaaaacagaaataaaaaaaaaaaaaatgatgtgtgaGAAATTGTTTATGCAATATATGTATGCTGTGCAAAAATCAGGTTAAGGTAGTGGGTGTTGTGTAGACAAGTCCAAGCTCTAGTGTTGTCCTTGTTGAGGGCCTGAATGGCCtctgggaagaagctcctcctcactctctctgtgtttgcctttaGGGAGTGAATGAACTACACTGactgcaacagagagaagaatcCATTGTTCAGAGGATACCTGACATTTACAGAATACTGTTATGCTGAATGCtcaatcaatacacacacatacacaagtgaACACacgtggacaaaattgttggaaTCCTTTAAAGAGAGTTTTAAGGTCACCTTCTCCAGATTGCATGTTTCAGGTCTTTCCTCAGATGTTCAGTAAGATTTAGATCAGGGCTCATACAAGGCCGCTTCAGAATCGTCCAATGTTTTGTTCTTGGGTGTTTTTAGCCATTATCCTTTTGGAGAACCAATGACCTGTGACTGAGACCAAACTTTCTGACACTGGGCAACACATTTTACTCCAGAATGCCCTGATGGTCTTGAGATTTCATTGGACCCTGCACATATTCATGACACACTGTGTCAgatgcagcaaagcagccccagaATATAAAAAGAgcctcctccatgtttcacagtaggTACAGTCTTTTCTTTGCATGCTTCATTGTTGTGTCTGTAAACATAGAGCTGATGTGACTTGCCAAAAAGCTCCAGTTTTGTCATCTGTCCAAAGGACATTCTCCCAGAAGCTTTGTGGCTTGTCAGTATGCATTTTAACAAATTCCAGTCTCACTTTTTTATGATTTGCTTTCAACAGTGGAGTCCTCCATTGTCGTCCTCCATTAAGTCCACTTTGGCTCAAACAGCGACACATGGTGTGATCCGACACTGATGTACCTTGACCTTGGAGTTCACTTCTAATCTCTTAGGAAGTTGTTCTGGGCTCTTTGGTTACCACTGTATTATCTGCCTCTTCAATTTGTCATCAATTTTCCTCTAGCAGTCAGGTCCAGGGAGGATGGCTTCAGTCCTGTGGACCTTAAACttatgaaaatataaatgtataaatgtagtcACAGAAACAtcaagctgcttggagatgaTCTTATAGCCGTTACATTTAACATTCTTCTGTGGTCCATGTTCACTGTGGTGCACACAATGATACCAAGCAGCACAGTGACTACTTTTCACCCTTTaaataggcagactgactgattACAAGTTTGAAGAAACCTGTGATGCTAATTATAGAACACGCTTTAGTTTAACATGTCCCTATGGTCAAATTATTTTCAATCTTTTCTCAGTAGTGCCCCGTTTTACGTTGTTTCGACTTACATCGATTCCGACTTTAGGTCgctcatttttaaatattaaattgaaaaattaaatcCAATTTACAGCACTTTGCACAACCTTACTaataaaaccaaactaaacaaaattctttttataaaataagaaacTACATATATTCAGTCATAGTGTCATTATAGGGAACGTATACAGCACTTTATAGGGGCATTTCCGACTTTCCGGCAAAAATCAACTTACCAATTAACGACGTAGCGCGGTGTATGACtgtaccatcatttttgtctAGGCCTATTtcattaggtttttttttaatgcttctgttgaaccataaattcaaaagcaatgtctgactTTCATTTGCCAATTTTCagtaatttttttgtttattactacttttgtcagtttcaagttatttcagttttctttctttaaaggaagggtaccaacaattttgtccacatGTGTATACAATAATGTCTGACATTATTCATACCTAGGCCAAATATTTAGTTAAAGTAAATTTTTACTTGACAAATAGGCATCTTTTGACTGGAAATGACAAAAAGGTGACAAAAGAAAGTAAGACTTTGTGTTAGGGATATTCAATTCACTTATCTGTATAGTGactttaacaatggacactgtctcaaagaaGTTTTAAAGAAGTATAGAAAGATATAAAAAtgaaagttactatttatccctaatgagaataTTCCTGAATAATAttatccttttttctttttgatgtTTTTGCCAATCTGTCAAAACAACATTCCATGTTCACAATTATTCATACTCTCTCAGTAATCAATGGcaaagcctttatttttcatcaaagctaTCAAACGTTTTTCATAATTGgttatagttttttttcccccatttccaCTGGGATTGTGGACCACTCCTGTTTTGCATAGATCTTCAGATCCTTGAGGTTGGAAGGCTTTCTCTCTACAAATTCTTAACTGGAATCAGGTCTGGACTCTGGCTTGGTCACTCCAAAACAATATAATATTGTTGATATTGTTCTCTGCCAACCATTTCTTGACCACTTTTGCAGTGTGTTTGGATTGTTATCTAGTTGGAAGGTCCACTGTAATgtcattacattacagcagtgtCACCAGGAACCTTAATCTTACTCCAGAATCTTAatattaatgatttaaaatatatttaatgctAATTTTATGAAATGATCAGATTAACAAAACatatttcatttgtgtgtgcaacTGAAGTAAGCAAGCACTTTTTAACAGTATAATTTGTATATTAAAAATCAGTACTCCTTTGCAAATAATATAATTTGAAGCTGATCAATCGAAGGTTTACATTAATTAGTCTTTTTATGCataaatttacacacactcagaagaGAGTAGGATACaaacaatttacaaataaatttaaggTTGTACAAATAAACTCATTTTAaattttctaataaataaataatccataaTTTGAGTTATTATATATTGCCATATACTGGAGTTAAAATTAAATGACAAGGTTCAAACTGCCAACATTCAGCTTTAATTTGAGTGTATTTCCATCCAATCAGGCAAATGAAATTACAGCACGttgtacagtcccctccaaAAGTGCTGGCAAGACATGGCCAAatctttgtttttgctatacactggACATTTGAGTTTCAGATGAAAAGATGAATACAACTCAAATTTCAGCATTCATTCCTTAATATTTACATCTAAAGGTGTTCATTTACAACATGGCACCCTTTGTTCAATCCGACCCATTTATCAACTAGTATATGACTGCCATGATTCCTTTGTTAGATTGagtgtttaataaattaaaagctCAGAATGTCTTTTCCTGGTTGAGCCTGGGTTTTGcctgtgaagactgcatttgaTGTTGTATAGGAAAGAAATATAAGCCTAGTATTTCTGTCTCGTTTCACCGCTCTCCATGGTTAGattgtgaaatctgacaccagcatcacaagcatggtTAAGTGCCCCTAGCTTTAGCACTCACTGATTGGAtctgcctgtactgtatgtctacgcgctgagacagacacgcctccccacGAGTAAATACGTGGTTCACATACACGTATTGGACTGTGGAGGTCAtaccgaacggttcaatatCATATTGAGCATTGTGGCACCCCTAGTATATACCATCTATCAATTAAAgtgactgattaaacacagTACAGCTGTTCCTATAGGATTTTTCTGATATCTTCTTGATAACATCCATACAGTATTTGTACAGATGCCGTGCAGTAAGAGATCTCATTGttgaaaaaaatcaattagGAGAGGGTTACAAAAGACATACAAGACACTGAACATACGATGGAACACTGTAAAGACAATAATCAACACGTGGAGAAAATATGGCTCAACAGTGAAGAACAGGGCATCCCCCTAATACTGACCAGGCGAACACTGGTCAGGAAGGCTGTCAAGAggcctacagcaacattaaaagAATTGCAGAAATTTCTGGCAAGTACTGTTTGCTCGCtacatgtgacaacaatctcctGAATTCTTAATATATCTGAGCtacatacaaatatacaaatgtgGCAAtacaaaagcttttttttaaccaaaataaGCCCACCCATGCCTAGCTAAAGCTTGCAAAAAATACATCCAATGTCCCAAAACCATGTAAAAAATGTGCTATCGCCTAGTGTTATTGCCTAAAGTTGAACGCTTTGCCGATAAAAACACAGCACATTATTAAAAGAACACCATACCCACATTGAAGCATGGATGTGGCATCATCATGCATTAAGGCTGCTTTTCTTGATCACCCTTCTTAATTAGGGTGGAGGGAATAATGAATAGCTCCAGTCAAATTTGGCAAGATGTGCCAAACTAATCAACTTTTGCCCAAAAATGATTGAATGCTGTTATTAAATATAAAGGTGCTTCAACCAAGTAttggtttaggggtgtgtacCCTTATGCAACCagtttattgtacatttttcttttgatcttttttccccctaaaatgattcttattatttttttcactttaatatttaactTCCAAGAACCTTTTCTACCTTTAtcttagtttaattttttttacatcactaaAACATGCCATTTTACTATCAACAGACGACCACAACAGACAGCAACACCACATGATGGGAAAGTCTCAAAAACAAGTTGATGATTGGAGATTCCCATGTATGTGTAAATCATGTAAAAAGCCAGTACATATTTGGAACAACATCCTATGGTTCGATGAGCAAAGATTAACTTACACCAGAACAAATGgggaaaaagagtgagtgaaggagaaaCTTCATCTCGTGGCGTGGGCATATATGACTAGACAATagtacaatttttttatttaactattgACAAAAGCAACAAGATAAATTGTATATGGCTACATTATCTGCTCATATTCAACCAAATGCTTCAAATCCCTTGC contains:
- the wdr20a gene encoding WD repeat-containing protein 20, yielding MQISKMAAEGGGKEMNEIKTQFTTREGAYKLLTHSEYSRPNRVPFNSQGSNPVKVSFVNVNDQSGNGDRICFNVGRELYFYIYKGVRKAADLSKPIDKRIYKGTQPTCHDFNHLTATAESVSLLVGFSAGQVQLIDPIKKETSKLFNEERLIDKSRVTCVKWVPGSESLFLVAHSSGSMYLYNVEHACGTAAPHYQLLKQGESYTVHTCKSKSTRNPLLKWTVGEGALNEFAFSPDGKFVACASQDGFLRVFHFDGAELHGTMRSYFGGLLCVCWSPDGRYVVAGGEDDLVTVWSFSERRVVARGHGHKSWVSVVAFDHYTTSVEETEPNEFSGSDDDLQEQALTGRERANSTHSRLSKRNSTDGRPLSVTYRFGSVGQDTQLCLWDLTEDILFPHLPLSRTRTHTNVMNATSLPASGSGGGVSGGGGGTIITSINNPSANGGSSSSSNSGSNTPGNSMPAPLPRSNSLPHSAASSGSGNSKSGTMDNTNAVPSSVSKFATLALHERKERHHDKEHKRNHSMGHISSKSSDKLHLLTKTSRADAAKTLGTPLCPRMEDVPLLEPLICKKIAHERLTVLIFLEDCIVTACQEGFICTWARPGKVGLLSSQNQANSPSGTVV